The Nostoc sp. 'Lobaria pulmonaria (5183) cyanobiont' DNA window CTAATTTGTCGCTGTGTGGGCGTAATTGATTGTAAATAACTTGGAAAAGCAAAGGTACGCAAAGTAATCCTCTGCGTACCTCTGCGATTTCCTTTGCGCCCCTTTGCGTTTAAACTTCAATCGCCGTCTCTTTCTCCTCACCTTTTGGCTGTGAACTCAGCCGATCTAAAATCTCTAAAACTTCTTGTTCAAAGGCAACTTGAGCGCGATTAGTTTTGCCACCCACATACAAGCGATCGCCTTTTTGCAATGCCCAGATTTGCGAGTGGGAAAAGTAACTCATTACCACACCCAGCATTAGCAAGCCAAACCCTGTGTAAACAATTGGTATGCCTGGATCGGCTTTAATTTGTAAGCCAGTACTACCAATGACATCCAAAATTTTCAGCTTCACGCCATTAACTTCAGTGAACATCCCCGCACGGACTGTATCAACAAGTTTGCCAGTAACATCATAAACTAATACCATTCCTTGCAAGTCTTTCGCTAACAGGGAGACACCCTCACTCAAATCCGGTTTAGTCGGAACCCAGGTTCCCCAAATGCGCCCGTTACCGTTAGTGTTCAATTGCGCCATCGGTAACTGAAAAATCGGGCTGTTGTTAAATTGGACGCGAACACCTGCAATTCCCCAATCAGTTTGATAGAAAGTTATGCCATGATAGCGCAGAGGCTCGTTGACAAAAATCTTCTTGTGGTCAATTTCCTTTCCCTGATTATTCAAGACAGACATATCTGAATAAAATTGATTAATGCCGCCAGATGGAGTGTAATCAATCCAAAAACGATTGACGCGCACAGACCAATCTTTCGGGATTTTTGCGGCTAAAGGGCCAGCATCGACAATATTTGTCACTTGAAATGTATCGCCACTAGCAACCATTTCCTGAGCGAGAAACCCAGTCATCGCCCCCCAAATTCCCCCTAGCAAAATAGCGACGATGCCAATATGAACGATAATTGGGCCGATGCGTCCAACTATTCCTTTGCGGGCATAAAGGAGATTTTCTTTTTCTTGATTTGGAAAAATTTTATAGCGGTGTTTCTGTAATATTTCGCTGAGGTAATTCAGGGAACCAGTATCTAGTTCTGTACTTAAAGCTAACTTTTGAAATTGTCGGGGTTCTTCGTAATATTTCCAGCGCTGGGCAGCTTTTAAGGCTGGTAACTGACGGGTAAATGAACAAGCAGTTAAGCTAGTGCCAAATAAGATGAGTAATGCTAGAAACCACCAGGTACGATATACGTGGTCTAATCCAACTACTTGAATTACCTTCCAAGTTAAGAAACCAAATAAAGCTGGATGTTCTGGGTAATTGGCTTGGTAAAATGCGGGTGACTGACCTTGCTCGATTACAGTACCGGTGGAGCTAAAGATGGCAATCAATAGCAGTAGTGCGATCGCTAGTCGTAAGTTAGTCAGTACAGGCAAAAGCTCTTGGCGTAAGAACTGCCCAGGTATCGCCCACCATTTTAATTCTTTGGACGCCGAATCATCTATTGTCATTATGTGTAAAATATAACAAAGTATTGATATTAAAAACTGCCGAGGGGAATCCGAGAAATTAAGGAAAATACACCGAATCCTACCAACAGCGCCCCACTAACTGGGTTAATCCAACCAGACCAGCGACGCAATTCCAGTAATTTTTTAATTGAAGCTGTAAAAGTACCTGCCAAAATCAATGGTGCTACATAACCAGCTGTGTAAGAAAGTAGCAAAATAGCACCTAAAATTAAGTCTTGTGTATTGGCAATCCAACCCAGCAAGCTAGCTAAAACAGGTGTGCTACAAGGAGATGCGACTAAGCCGAAAGTTAGTCCGAGCAAATAGGAACGCAATCCTGCTGGCAAATCCGGCGAAATCCAATTGGTTTCACCCAAGGATGGAAATTGCAGAGGCAGTGCTTCTAATAAGTTCAGCCCCATGAGAATGGCGATAATGCTGACAATAATCGGCAAACCAATTCCCACTTGACCATAGACTTTTCCGACAAAACCTGCTAATATTCCTAGCCCTGCTAGTGTAGTTGCTAAACCTAAAGCAAACCAAGTTGATTGGGCAGCTGCTTGAAGGCGGCTTTTGGCTTCATAACCGCCGATGTAACCAATGGTAATTGGCAGCATGGAAAGCATACAGGGTGTGAGACTGGTGAGCAAACCAGCTGCAAAGATGATACCAATACTCACCACGCTAAGGTGTGTCAGTTGGTTAGAAACGAGGCTGTTGGCAAATTGTTCTAGTTGGTAAATTTGGGTTTGCAGGTTATCAAACATGGGGAGTTTCTGAGCGGGAAATGCTTACTCTGCTTGAATTTTAGCTTACTTTTGGTTTTGGAGTCAGCAGAAGTGATTATCCGAACCTGATATTATCTAAATTTCATCTGCCCAAGGAAATGTATCTAAAATACAATTAAGCTCGGATTATCCCTGAAGAAGCACGGCTGGAGTATTTGGCATGACGATTGCATTACCCGGATTTAAAATTGTCACTTTGTTAAAAGCAGGGGTAAAAGCAGTCATATACCGTGGAATTAAGGTTAAAGATCGGTGTCCGGTAATTATCAAAGGGCTACGTCCAGAACAGTGTACACCCAATAATATCGAACAACTTAAACATGAGTATGCGATCGCTCAAAGGTTAAATACTGCCGCCGCACTCAAAGTCTACGCCTTAGAGATAGATCGGGGAATCCCTTATTTAATTATGGAGGATTTTGAAGGGCGATCGCTTTGACTGCTTATCCTGGTGAGATAGATCGTCAACAAGCGATCGCTGTGGGATTTCAACAGCATATCTTTAAGCCTGTAGATCCAGAGGAATTGGTGAAGGAGGAAATTCTAAACCTCTCTTTTACTAGGGAAAAGGAATGGAAGTGAGGTTTTCCAGATCCGGTTAACGATATAGCCAAACACGCAACAGCGACAGCAATTGTTCAGTATCTACGGGTTTAGTAATGTAGTCTGATGCACCGGCTTCAATACACTTCTCGCGATCGCCTAGCATGGCTTTAGCAGTCAGTGCAATAATCGGCAAAGACTTAAATCGATCGTTTTGACGGATTACGCGTGTTGTTTCGTAACCATCCATTTCTGGCATCATTACGTCCATCAAAACGACATCAATATCTGGTGTATTTTCTAACAGGTTAATCCCCTCTCTGCCATTTTCAGCATATATAACCTCTATTTGATAACGCTCCAACATACTGGTCAGGGCGAAGATATTCCGCATATCGTCGTCTACAATTAGCGCTTTTTTGCCAGTGAGTAAGTAGTCTTGTGAATGCAGTTGTTCGAGTATTTGGCGCTTCGGTTCAGGTAAATTTGCTTGGACTCGGTGTAAAAATAATGCTGTTTCATCGAGGAGACGTTCGGGCGATCGCACATCTTTAATAATGATTGTCTCGGCAATTCGTCTGAGTTCTGTTTCTTGAGCTTTACTAATTTCTCTACCTGTGTAGACAATAATTGGTAAAGTTTTGCCGTTAGGTAGAAGCTTTATCTGCTCAATCAGTTCAAACCCGGTCATGTCGGGTAGCCCTAAATCGAGAACCAGGCAATCAAAATGCTGGCTGCGAATAGCTTCTAGAGCTGCTGCACCGTTAGCCACTGCTGTGGTCAAAACATCGCTGTTACCAATCAACTCAACAATACTCAGCCGTTGAGTATCATCATCTTCGACTACCAATAAATTTTTCACCTGGCGCTCAACAAAACCTTTAATTTTGGTCAACGCCTCGGATATTGTTTCGCTGGTTAAGGGCTTTTGCAGATATGCGATCGCACCTAGTTGTAAACCGCGTTGTCTCCCTTCTTCAACGGTCATGATATGTACGGGAATGTGACGGGTATTTGGGTCATGTTTGAGACGATCTAATACCGTCCAACCATCCATTTCTGGCAGCCGGATATCTAGCAAAATGGCTGAAGGTAGGAATTGCTGCGCTAACATCAAACCTGTACTACCGGTTTGGGCAGCTATCACCTTAAATCCTTGTTGTTGCGCCATATCTAGCAGGATACGCGCAAAATTAACGTCATCTTCGACAATTAGTAACACGCGATCGCCTCTTTCAATAGTAGTGCGATCGTCATTTATGAGTGAGGAGTGGGTAGAGACGCGATTAATCGCGTCTGTACTGAGTAGGGAGTGGGGAGTGAGGAGTGGTTTTGATGTCAACTCAGGACTCAGCGCTCGTAACTCAGCACTGAATTGTGGTAGATAGAACGTAAAGGTACTACCTTCACCTGGTAGACTGATTAATTTAATTTCGCCGCCGAAGAGACGGGCGATTTCGCGGCTAATTGATAAGCCCAATCCGGTGCCGCCGTATCTGCGACTGGTAGAGCCATCGGCTTGCTGGAATGCTTCAAAAATCACTTTCTGTTTTTCGGGGGCAATGCCAATGCCTGTATCGCTGACTGAGAAAGCAATCACAATCTCGGCACTATTTAAGGTTTGATGGTCGTTGCTCCACCCTAGCTTGGCCACCGCAATCCGTAAGCGTACCTCCCCTTGCTCTGTAAATTTAAAAGCGTTGGAGAGGAGATTTTTCAACACTTGTTGTATGCGTTTGACATCTGTAGAGATGCTATTTGGCAATTCGGGAGTAAATTCAATTGCGAAAGCAAGTCCTTTGCTCTGAGCGATTTGTCGGAAGGTACGCTCAATTTGTTCGCCCAACTCTGCCAATGGCATTTGGGTCATGTCAATGGACATGGTTCCAGATTCAATTTTAGCGAGATCCAGAATGTCATTAATCAATGCTAACAAATCAGTACCGGCTGAGTAAATTGTTTGGCTATATTCTACTTGCTTGGCGGTGAGGTTGTGATCGATATTATCTGTCAATAATTTCGCCAAAATCAACAAGCTGTTTAGCGGTGTCCGCAGTTCATGGGACATGTTGGCGAGAAATTCTGATTTGTATTTTGAAGAGAGGGCGAGTTGTTCAGCCTTGTCTTCTAAAGAGACTCTTGCTTGTTCAATTTCCCGATTTTTGCGCTCAACTTCTTTCTTCTGCATTGCCAACAACTCTGCCTTTTCTTCCAATTCGGCGTTGGTTTGTTGCAATTCCTCTTGCTGTCCTTTGAGTAAATCCTCAGAGGTTTTGAGTGATTGGGCTTGTTGTTCTAAGCGCTTGTTGGTTTCGCGGAGTTCGCTTTGCTGAGTTTGGAGTTCTTCAGCCAAAGATTGCGACTGCTTGAGTAATTCTTCAGTTCGCATCGATGCGGCGATCGTGTTGAGGACGATCGCAATACTTTCGGTAAGCTGGTCGAAGAATGTCAGATGAATTTCGCTAAAGCGGCGGAAGGATGCTAATTCAATCACGGCTGTCACCTGTCCTTCAAAAAGTACAGGTAATACCACAGCATTCAAAGGCGTGGCTTCTCCTAAACCAGAGGAAATTCTGACATAATCACTTGGCACTTCCGTCAGCAGTATCCGCTCTTTTTCTAAAGCGCATTGTCCCACCAAACCTTCACCCAAGTGGAAGCGGTTAGCTAGATGTCTGCGTTCGCGGTAAGCGTAGCTACTAATTAATTTCAAATAGGGTGTATGTTCCCCATACTCCATGAGGAAGAATACGCCGTGTTGCGCTCCTACCAAGGGTGCTAGTTCGGAGAGAATTAGTTTAGATACAGTTTCCAAGTCTCGCTGCCCTTGCAGCATTCGGGTAAACTTGGCTAAGTTAGTTTTCAACCAGTCTTGTTCGGTGTTTTTCTGTGTTGTCTCTCGCAGATTGGCAATCATCTGGTTGATGTTGTCTTTGAGGATGGCAACTTCCCCTAGTGCCTCGACGGCAATTGAACGAGTTAAATCACCCTTAGTTACAGCTGTAGCAACTTCGGCGAGCGATCGCAACTGAGTTGTCAGTGTAGCAGCGAGTTCGTTGACGTTATCTGTCAAATCTTTCCAAGTTCCAGCCGCCCCAGGTACTCTCGCTTGTCCCCCTAATTTCCCTTCAATTCCCACTTCCCGCGCCACTGTGGTTACTTGATTGGCAAAGGTTGCGAGGGTATCAATCATCTCGTTGATTGTCTCTGCCAAGGTTTCAATTTCTCCCTTGGCATCTAACATCAGTTTCCGTTTCAAGTCACCGTTAGCAACTGCCGTTACAACTCTGGCGATACCGCGCACTTGTGCCGTTAGGTTCCCCGCCATCGAGTTCACGTTATCTGTCAAATCTTTCCAAGTCCCCGCGACACCTTGAACTTGCGCTTGTCCGCCCAACTTCCCTTCAGTTCCCACTTCCCGCGCCACCCGCGTTACTTCACTGGCAAAGGAACTAAGTTGATCTACCATCGTGTTGGTGGTGTTCTTCAAGTCTAAAATTTCGCCTCTGGCATCGACGGTAATTTTCTTGGAAAGGTCGCCATTAGCTACTGCTTTCGTAACTTCAGCGATGTTGCGAACTTGTCCGGTGAGGTTCCCTGCCATCGAGTTCACGTTGTCGGTCAAATCTTTCCAAGTTCCAGCCACTCCTCTGACGTAAGCTTGCACGCCTAATTTACCTTCCGTTCCCACCTCACGGGCAACCCTGGTAACTTCCGATGCAAAAGAATTCAGCTGATCCACCATTGTATTAATGGTGTTTTTAAGTTCCTGAATTTCACCTTTGACATCGACGGTGATTTTTTTAGATAAGTCGCCGTTAGCTACGGCGGTGGTAACTTCGGCAATATTTCGTACTTGCGCCGTCAAACTTCCCGCCATGAAGTTTACGCTGTCGGTTAAATCTTTCCAAGTGCCGGCTACACCTTTAACTTCTGCTTGTACGCCCAGTTTCCCTTCAGTTCCCACCTCACGCGCAACTCTTGTAACTTCCGATGCAAAGGAATTGAGTTGATCCACCATCGTGTTGACGGTGTTTTTCAACTCTAAAATTTCACCTTTGACATCAACGGAGATTTTTTTAGATAAGTCGCCATTAGCTACGGCGGTGGTGACGGCGGCAATGTTTCGCACCTGTGCCGTTAAACTTCCCGCCATGAAGTTTACGCTGTCAGTTAAATCTTTCCAAGTGCCAGCCACACCGCGCACATCTGCTTGTACACCTAATTTACCCTCACTTCCCACCTCACGGGCAACCCGCGTTACTTCACTTGCAAAGGAATTAAGTTGATCCACCATTATATTGATGGTATTCTTGAGTTCGAGAATTTCGCCTTTGACAGCAACAGTAATTTTCTTAGATAAGTCACCATTGGCGATCGCAGTTGCAACTTCGGCAATGTTTCGCACTTGGTCAGTGAGGTTCCCCGCCATTGAATTTACGTTGTCGGTCAAGTCTTTCCAAGTACCTGCTACTCCTCTAACTTCTGCTTGCACACCCAATTTGCCTTCCGTTCCTACCTCCCGTGCAACCCGCGTCACTTCCGATGCAAAGGAACTGAGTTGATCCACCATTGTGTTGATGGTGTTTTTCAACTCCAAAATTTCGCCTTTGACATCAACGGTGATTTTCTTAGATAGGTCGCCATTTGCCACAGCAGTAGTCACTTCCGCAATATTTCGCACCTGAGCCGTCAAGCTTCCAGCCATGAAATTCACGCTGTCGGTCAAGTCTTTCCAAGTGCCTGCCACACCGCGCACTTCTGCTTGTACGCCCAATTTACCTTCACTTCCCACCTCACGCGCAACCCTTGTTACTTCTGATGCAAAGGAATTGAGTTGATCCACCATTGTGTTGATGGTATTTTTGAGTTCTAAAATTTCACCTCTGACATCGACAGTGATTTTCTTAGATAAATCGCCTGTTGCAACCGCCGTAGTCACTTCGGCAATGTTTCGCACCTGTGCCGTTAAACTTCCCGCCATGAAGTTCACGCTGTCGGTTAAATCTTTCCAAGTGCCAGCCACACCACGCACATCTGCTTGCACGCCCAGTTTACCTTCACTGCCCACCTCACGCGCAACCCGCGTCACTTCACTTGCAAAAGAACTGAGTTGATCCACCATGATATTGATGGTATTCTTGAGTTCAAGAATTTCACCTCTGACATCGACGGTAATTTTCTTAGATAAATCGCCATTGGCGATCGCAGTCGCAACTTCGGCAATATTTCGCACCTGTCCGGTGAGATTACCCGCCATTAAATTAACGTTATCAGTTAAATCTTTCCAAGTACCTGCTACTCCCCGGACTTCTGCTTGAACGCCCAACTTCCCTTCAGTTCCGACCTCACGCGCAACTCTTGTTACTTCCGATGCAAAGGAATTAAGCTGATCCACCATTGTGTTGATGGTATTCTTCAACTCCAGAATTTCGCCTTTCACATCCACAGTGATTTTCTTGGATAAGTCGCCATTTGCCACCGCCGTTGTCACTTCCGCAATATTCCGCACTTGTGCCGTCAAGCTTCCCGCCATGAAATTCACACTATCGGTCAGGTCTTTCCACGTCCCCGCTACCCCGCGAACTTCTGCTTGACCGCCCAATTTTCCTTCTGCACCCACCTCACGCGCAACTCTTGTGACTTCCGATGCAAAAGAATTCAGTTGATCCACCATGATGTTGACGGTGTTTTTCAACTCCAAAATTTCACCTTTGACATCCACAGTGATTTTCTTAGAAAGGTCGCCATTCGCTACTGCCGTTGTTACTTCCGCAATATTACGGACTTGAGCAGTCAAATTTCCTGCCATCAAGTTAACGTTGTCAGTTAAATCCTTCCAAGTTCCGGCGACTCCTTTAACTTCGGCTTGCACGCCCAACTTCCCTTCAGTTCCCACTTCACGCGCAACTCGCGTTACTTCACTCGCAAAAGAATTCAGTTGATCCACCATCGTGTTGACGGTGTTTTTAAGTTCGAGAATTTCGCCTTTAACATTAACAGTGATTTTTTTGGATAAGTCACCATTTGCGATCGCAGTTGCAACTTCGGCAATATTTCGCACCTGTCCGGTAAGATTACCCGCCATCAAGTTAACGTTATCAGTCAAATCTTTCCAAGTGCCAGCCACACCTTGCACTTCGGCTTGGACACCTAATTTACCCTCGGTTCCCACTTCACGGGCAACCCTTGTAACTTCTGATGCAAAGGAACCGAGCCGATCTACCATCGTGTTGACGATATTAGCAGTTTGGAGAAACTCACCTTGCAGGGGTCTGCCATCAATTTCTGTAGCGATCGTTTGGGATAAGTCACCATTGGCAACTGACCGAATCACCCGCGTAGTTTCAGCTGTTGGTTGAACTAAATCTGTAATTAGAGTATTGACAGAAGTAACACAATCTGACCAAGAACCCCGAACATCTCCGAGAGAGGCGCGATCGGCAATTTTGCCTTCTTTGCCAACAACGTTACCAATCCGTTGTAGTTCGGCCGCCATCCGCTCATTTTGATCGATAATATTATTGAGCGTATCAGCTATTTTTCCTGCTACACCAGTATGGTCTATGGGCATCCGAGCAGAGAAGTCACCCTGTTTAACAGCATTCAGCGTTCTTAACAGCTGATTTAAATCGAGATTGTCGCTGTCTCTAGTTAACTGTTCGGTTGCCATAGCCTTATCCTTAATCTTGAATCTTGAGGAATTTTTTGTATTTTTTGCACCCCGTACCTAGTGAGATAACTTTTAGGTAATGCGTATCACAATACAGAGCAGGGAATAGAAAGTGGATCAAACTAATTTTTATGGGTGCGAGTGTAAGCAGTTGACAAAGACTGCTAACTAAATGGTATTGCCATCGATGTATCTGGCATCCCACTTAGCCAATGATAGCGAGTTGGCGTCTGTTATGCAGCATCAATTGTCGGCGATGCCTAACTTGGGCAAGTAAGCGATCGCACAGTAGAACAGACGATGACAATTAACATTACATTTTATGATTTTTGGAATTTGAGGAAAGCAGCAAATCAATAAATCCTAACTGATAACAGAGGTTTGCTAAAGTCAAAAGTATCCGGCAACTCCTAATACGGTTCGGATAAGATCCCCCCGCCTGCGGCGACCCCCTTTTTAAGGGGGTAAAGATTAGAAAAAGCCCCCCTTTTTAAGGGGGGTTGGGGGGATCTTCGAGAGAAAAACAGGTTAACCGAACCGTATTGCGGCAACTCCAAGGATTGGCAAATGGTTAGAGAGTACTCACCCCAGAGACATCTGCCTCCGCTTGAAAGTGGCGATCGCCTAACTCGCCCTGAATTTGAACGGCGTTATGCGGCTGCACCTCATATCAAGAAAGCAGAACTGATTGAAGGAATCGTTTACATCGCATCTCCTGTAAGACATGAGCAACATGGCAAACCCCACAGTCGGGTGATAACGCGTAAATAAACAGACCATTGAAAAGCCCTAAAGAGCTTATTCCATAATACTTTTGACTTTTGACTTTTGACTTTTGACTTTTGACTTCCGCCTTGCGGTACTAGCTAGGTTCATTCCAAGCCCTAATCGCTTCAATCGCAATACCAGCAGGAGCAAATAAAATCTTTACAGTTTCAATACCTGCTGCTGTCACTGCTCTTTGCAAACGTACTTTGAGCATTGGATTATTTTTGATAACTTGCTCAATCGCTTGCCTATTTTTAAGTACTGGATGACTCTCAACAGCTTGAGCAACAATAGGTTGAGCATCGATTACAGTCGGTTTATCCTGCTCCATTTTCTCAAGCAACTGCTCAAGCACAGTTTCTAATTTAGCAATATCTTTTGTAGACGCGTAATTGTTTTGAGTGCCAATGTTATCACCTTGGATATTTCCTGTAACACTGCCTACGATAGTGCCAAAGGTAGCGCCTGTGAAATCATTTTTAGGAGTTTCTGACATATTTTTGAGTGTTTGATTAAGTGTGTTTAGAGTATTGAGTAAATTATTGGACGGATTCTCTTCCGAAAGTGAAGAAGTCACAATAGTATCGTTGTAGTAACCACGCTTCTCTTGGATTTGAGAAATTTTAGTAAGTACACCATCTATTAATTCTTTTGTACATGTTGAAGTCATTAATAAATTTTTCGACAAGAGAGTAAGTAACTCAGGTTTAATAATTTGCTTTAAAGCATTTACCGAACTACTAATTACTTCATCATCTTCATCTTCTAAAGTTTGACATAAAGTAGGTATTGCTGCTTCATTGCCTATTAAACCTAATATTGACACAGCACAGTTACGAATATCAGGGGATTGATCTACTAAAGCTTCAAATAGTAAATAATTTGCCCGTTCAATACCAACTCGTTCTATTACACTGTCATCCACTCCAAACCAAAAGCAGTCTTCTAACTCATATCCAAATGGTCTTCCTTTATAAACAAGAGAAGAAATTGCAGAGTGCCTAATGCTTTCTTCAGATGCAGCGAATGACTTAGACCAACCAGAATTGTTGGAATTAATTTGCGTGTAACCTTGAAACTTATTTATTTTTGTATTGCAAATAATCCCATCTTCTGGGATTTGTTCGGTAGAGGTAATACTAACTTCAATATCACCAGCAAGTTTTTGTAAATTTAGAACAAAGATGGGATTATGACTACTTTCACCTTTTGCATTAAGAAGAATATAACGGCAGTAGATTTCATGTCCATTTGTCATTAACACTTGGCGTAAGTGTAATCTTGCTATGTCAGAGTGTGTTATGCATAAAAGCCGAATTTTGAGTTCTTGGTCAACTTCTAACTGAGCAACTAAACCAACCGTTTGAGCTTGATACTCTCGCTTTACCTCTCCTGCCAACCTTGCGCCTAACCTTAAATCCACATCTAAGGCTAACTTCACCACTCGCACTGCTTGCCTTTCATCATTCACCAACCCCAACATCAATGCCACGGGTTCTGTCCACTTCAAATAATTCAGATAATCCCGTTTTAACTTCTCATCACTAACATTATCAAGGTGTTGGAGTAGAAATTCTGCGGCGTAGTATTCCTGAATCAACTGGTGACGAAATTCAATCTGGTCGTCTGTTCGCAATTGAATTAAGTGATACTTGAGCAAATCTTCTAGCCATTCTCTTGCACAATTCTCACTAAAAGCTACTTTGTTCTGTAAAAATGCCGCTAAAACATTCCTAGCTTGCTGTTTAGAAATAGTTAATCGCAACTCAGTCAAATTATCGCCTTGCATCATTACAAATGCTAGATGCTGCAATAAATCAGCCTCCCACTCAGGTAACCCTTCAGCAATTGGTACATTTTCCTTGAGTTTGTGATACTCTCCAGAGAACCAACGAAACAGCTCACCTAAACTAGTAGGAATTTGTTTAGCATCATTAAATACTTCACACAGCATCCACAATAACAGCGGCGTTTCCGCCAATTCTCGCAAGCGTCCAGCCAACTGTCGCAGCATTTCATCACCCACCTCTGAATAGGCGCGGACAAAATGCTGCATCTGCGCTTCTGTGAGAGGTTGCATTTCCAGTTTTTTTTCAATACCTAAATCACCCCCCACCCCCAAATACCGCGTAGTAAAAATCATCGGCGTTCGGCGGTATTTCTGCCTAAATCCGTCTAAATCTCGCCTAGCTTCATCGTTGGATAATTCATTCAAACCGTCTACAATTAACAAAAATCGCCCTGTAAACAGTAGATTTTCAATCTCTATCCTGTTGAGGTTTAAATTATAGCGAGTCAAAAAGTCCCGAATTAAATCCAGCACCGAAGTTTTGTAGCGCCTTAACTCCACTAGCACGGGAATCCTTGTCAGCTTTTCCGCTTCTCCTCTGCTCCTCTGCTCCCATGCTCCCTTGCACTTTTCGGCTTCTTCCCACAACAAACGTTCTAAAGCTGTAGATTTGCCTGAACCCGGTCTTCCTACTAGCAATACATGGACGGGTGCATACTTCAGTAACCCTTCGAGGATATTCAACCGTTCAATTTTTTCTCTGTCTGGTGCTTCACCTTCTCGTTGCTGTGGTACTGTTTGCACCATCAAACTCAAATCTAAGCGTCTGCGCGATTTTTTGGGTTCAAGTCTTTGACGGTCTATGGCATCAGTTGGCGTGTATAAATCTTGCCAATCTCTATATGTGTCATCCTCGCTCAGAGATTCTAGATACGTTTGAAAATCTATGCTGTGGTCTGCAACCATAGTAGTCAATTGACCGAGGACTTTTAAGCGCTCTTTTATATACTACACAATAAAACGCTCAATCCTTTTTATGATGCCCGTCCTACAAACGAAGTAATTGGCGGGCTGCGCTCAACTTGAAGAATATCTGATAAGCATTTCAAAATTTTTTGATGTACTACCTAGATTTTCGATCCTCCCTAACCCCCC harbors:
- a CDS encoding HEAT repeat domain-containing protein encodes the protein MVADHSIDFQTYLESLSEDDTYRDWQDLYTPTDAIDRQRLEPKKSRRRLDLSLMVQTVPQQREGEAPDREKIERLNILEGLLKYAPVHVLLVGRPGSGKSTALERLLWEEAEKCKGAWEQRSRGEAEKLTRIPVLVELRRYKTSVLDLIRDFLTRYNLNLNRIEIENLLFTGRFLLIVDGLNELSNDEARRDLDGFRQKYRRTPMIFTTRYLGVGGDLGIEKKLEMQPLTEAQMQHFVRAYSEVGDEMLRQLAGRLRELAETPLLLWMLCEVFNDAKQIPTSLGELFRWFSGEYHKLKENVPIAEGLPEWEADLLQHLAFVMMQGDNLTELRLTISKQQARNVLAAFLQNKVAFSENCAREWLEDLLKYHLIQLRTDDQIEFRHQLIQEYYAAEFLLQHLDNVSDEKLKRDYLNYLKWTEPVALMLGLVNDERQAVRVVKLALDVDLRLGARLAGEVKREYQAQTVGLVAQLEVDQELKIRLLCITHSDIARLHLRQVLMTNGHEIYCRYILLNAKGESSHNPIFVLNLQKLAGDIEVSITSTEQIPEDGIICNTKINKFQGYTQINSNNSGWSKSFAASEESIRHSAISSLVYKGRPFGYELEDCFWFGVDDSVIERVGIERANYLLFEALVDQSPDIRNCAVSILGLIGNEAAIPTLCQTLEDEDDEVISSSVNALKQIIKPELLTLLSKNLLMTSTCTKELIDGVLTKISQIQEKRGYYNDTIVTSSLSEENPSNNLLNTLNTLNQTLKNMSETPKNDFTGATFGTIVGSVTGNIQGDNIGTQNNYASTKDIAKLETVLEQLLEKMEQDKPTVIDAQPIVAQAVESHPVLKNRQAIEQVIKNNPMLKVRLQRAVTAAGIETVKILFAPAGIAIEAIRAWNEPS